A genomic stretch from Ignavibacteriales bacterium includes:
- a CDS encoding DoxX family membrane protein, translated as MAFFIGLVVIYLILTLIGFFAFKDKLSDSKFKGRVAASVMFILTGISHFTNTEAFLAITPDFIPATKEMIYLSGIFEILGAIGLQIPKFRKFSAWGLILLLLAVFPANINAAVNGILTEVAFGIGTWYLWVRLLFQPVFIWWVWWSSLKKES; from the coding sequence ATGGCATTTTTCATTGGATTAGTAGTAATTTACCTCATATTGACGCTAATTGGTTTTTTTGCTTTTAAGGACAAGCTTTCCGACAGCAAGTTCAAAGGAAGGGTTGCGGCTTCAGTGATGTTTATACTCACCGGTATAAGCCATTTCACAAACACCGAAGCATTTCTGGCTATCACACCTGACTTTATCCCCGCCACAAAGGAAATGATATACCTTAGCGGAATTTTTGAAATACTTGGCGCTATCGGGCTCCAGATACCCAAATTCCGGAAATTCTCCGCATGGGGACTCATCTTACTTCTGTTAGCCGTATTTCCGGCGAATATAAATGCCGCGGTAAACGGGATCCTTACGGAGGTGGCATTTGGTATCGGGACATGGTATCTGTGGGTACGCCTTTTATTCCAGCCGGTATTCATATGGTGGGTCTGGTGGAGCTCTCTGAAAAAAGAAAGCTAA